One segment of Pseudodesulfovibrio sp. 5S69 DNA contains the following:
- the infA gene encoding translation initiation factor IF-1 — translation MAKEEGIVVQGVVEEALPNAMFRVELENGHTVLAHISGKMRKFRIRVMPGDTVTVELSPYDLTRGRITFRPR, via the coding sequence ATGGCTAAAGAAGAAGGAATCGTCGTCCAGGGCGTAGTCGAAGAAGCCCTGCCCAACGCCATGTTCCGCGTTGAACTCGAAAACGGCCACACCGTGCTCGCCCACATCTCCGGCAAGATGCGCAAGTTCCGCATCCGCGTCATGCCCGGCGACACCGTAACCGTGGAACTCTCCCCCTACGATCTCACCCGGGGCCGCATCACCTTCCGTCCCAGGTAA
- a CDS encoding RNA recognition motif domain-containing protein yields MAKNIYVGNLPWSATEEDVRAAFETFGEVISVKLINDRETGRPRGFGFVEMEDQGALAAIESLDGSDFGGRNIKVNEARPRPERPRW; encoded by the coding sequence ATGGCTAAGAATATCTATGTGGGCAACCTGCCCTGGAGCGCCACGGAAGAGGATGTACGCGCAGCGTTTGAGACCTTTGGGGAGGTCATTTCCGTCAAACTGATCAACGATCGCGAAACCGGCCGTCCCCGCGGCTTCGGTTTTGTCGAAATGGAAGACCAGGGGGCCCTTGCCGCCATTGAAAGCCTGGACGGCTCCGACTTCGGCGGCCGCAACATCAAGGTCAACGAAGCCCGTCCGCGTCCCGAGCGTCCGCGCTGGTAG
- a CDS encoding sialidase family protein produces MPSLSERSDRHVVIDRREGNYLAFPDVIRAQDGTLIVAYNEADRHVRPNRRVLVVKTSRDNGATWSAPVYPDSPRSHSPRLKLFPDGTIVLSDSSRIFFESLDNGRTWLPFTAEGLTHDMHDRILALDDGSWLTAGHRHVGGEEHPAIRQPPTEQVVFRSTNHGRAWTRLSVMAAERNLVLCEASMTQLPSGRILALLRENSFVFEPMYLVHSDDGGATWSRPAPAALMGHRPTMGLLDDGRLLVTYRNTGPDWGTCAWLGTAEELASGFRVHGRAADPANPTFTHDGMRIRNGAGPAAVVRYALRPMTDPRSARLDLTADVRMDEAGPNGCAVRVGCWWRLAPDRMLPDAAGAQAVPLPRGRFNRLRFEYAAGRVTAFVNGERRAAVEVDPDHAETRPVMFGAPYPFEDNAVDCTWRRISLNVLEPAYDRVYAWNWTAGDGRPDAWVRDHVLELRNDRHAAAPDFGYSGWTRLADGSFFSAYHHGGAGEPGYEPLKTAHIAGTRFYPEDFNPRAPQPRTGNMERADIERIFEAYFEKYKKTEGDRSSWSAFWTEMTGEGVLELNLTKCPEGTTFKIFVDKKKVAEVTGWDAYFETMEALAEEHPGLYDPDRIFSDMKAII; encoded by the coding sequence ATGCCCAGCCTGTCGGAACGATCGGACCGCCATGTGGTCATCGACCGCAGGGAGGGGAACTACCTGGCCTTCCCGGACGTGATCCGGGCGCAGGACGGCACGCTGATCGTCGCCTACAACGAGGCGGACCGGCACGTTCGCCCCAACCGCCGGGTGCTCGTGGTCAAGACCAGCCGCGACAACGGGGCGACCTGGTCCGCGCCCGTCTATCCCGATTCCCCGCGCAGCCACAGCCCCCGCCTGAAATTGTTCCCGGACGGGACCATCGTCCTGTCCGACAGCTCGCGAATCTTTTTCGAGAGCCTTGATAACGGCCGCACCTGGCTGCCCTTTACCGCCGAGGGACTGACCCACGACATGCACGACCGCATCCTGGCCCTGGATGACGGGAGCTGGCTGACCGCCGGGCACCGGCACGTAGGCGGCGAGGAGCACCCGGCCATCCGCCAGCCGCCCACCGAGCAGGTCGTCTTCCGCTCCACGAATCATGGACGCGCCTGGACGCGCCTGTCCGTCATGGCCGCCGAGCGCAACCTGGTCCTGTGCGAGGCCTCCATGACCCAGCTGCCGTCCGGCCGCATCCTGGCCCTGCTGCGCGAAAACAGCTTCGTGTTCGAGCCCATGTACCTGGTCCACAGCGACGACGGCGGGGCCACCTGGTCGCGCCCCGCGCCCGCCGCGCTCATGGGACACCGCCCGACCATGGGGCTGCTCGACGACGGGCGGCTGCTGGTCACCTACCGCAACACCGGCCCGGACTGGGGCACCTGCGCATGGCTCGGCACGGCCGAGGAGCTGGCCTCGGGATTCCGGGTCCACGGCCGCGCCGCCGACCCGGCCAACCCGACGTTCACCCATGACGGCATGCGCATCCGAAACGGCGCGGGACCCGCAGCCGTGGTACGCTACGCCCTGCGGCCCATGACCGATCCGCGCAGCGCGCGCCTGGACCTCACGGCAGACGTCCGGATGGACGAGGCCGGGCCCAACGGCTGCGCCGTACGCGTGGGCTGCTGGTGGCGTCTGGCCCCGGACCGGATGCTCCCGGACGCGGCGGGCGCACAGGCCGTCCCCCTGCCGCGCGGGCGGTTCAACCGGCTGCGCTTCGAGTACGCGGCCGGGAGAGTGACGGCCTTCGTCAATGGCGAGCGGCGAGCCGCGGTCGAGGTGGACCCGGACCACGCCGAGACCCGGCCGGTCATGTTCGGCGCGCCCTACCCCTTCGAGGACAACGCGGTCGACTGCACCTGGCGACGAATTTCCCTGAACGTTCTTGAACCCGCCTATGACCGGGTGTATGCTTGGAACTGGACCGCCGGGGACGGCCGGCCCGACGCCTGGGTCCGGGACCACGTCCTGGAGCTTCGCAACGACCGGCACGCGGCGGCCCCGGATTTCGGGTATTCCGGATGGACGCGGCTCGCGGACGGGAGCTTCTTCAGCGCCTACCACCACGGCGGGGCCGGGGAGCCCGGCTACGAACCGCTGAAGACCGCGCATATCGCCGGAACCCGTTTTTATCCGGAGGACTTCAACCCCCGCGCACCGCAACCAAGGACGGGAAACATGGAACGCGCCGACATCGAGAGGATTTTCGAGGCCTATTTCGAAAAGTACAAGAAGACCGAGGGCGACCGCTCCTCCTGGTCCGCCTTCTGGACCGAGATGACCGGAGAGGGCGTGCTTGAGCTCAACCTGACCAAGTGCCCCGAGGGGACCACCTTCAAGATCTTCGTGGACAAGAAGAAAGTGGCCGAGGTGACCGGATGGGACGCCTACTTCGAGACCATGGAGGCCCTGGCCGAGGAGCACCCCGGCCTGTATGATCCGGATCGGATCTTTTCGGATATGAAGGCGATTATCTAG